The DNA segment gaaagtccctgaaggactaaagatatctaaaccatccaatgaatattcgcaagggttatacgcagtcaaattgcaaagatctttatatggtctaaagcaatctggacgaatgtggtataatcgtcttactgagtatctggccaaaaacggattcaaaaatgatgatatctgcccatgtgttttcataaagaaaactacatttgggttcattataattgctgtgtacgttgatgatttaaatatcattgggattcctgaagagattccaacaattacaaaaactttaaaagaagagtttgagatgaaagatcttggaaagaccaagttttgtctcggcctgcagatcgagcatataaaaggtgggatctttattcatcaaacaacatacacagaaaagatattgaaaagattttatatggacaAGTCACATCCCTTAAGTACctcaatgatcgtaagatctttggatgtggaaaaggatcaattccgtcctaaagaagaaaatgaagatatccttggtcctaaaataccatatcttagtgccattggagcgctaatgtatcttgctaataatacgcgatccgatatatcatttgctatgaatttactagcaagatatagttcctctccaaccagaagacattggagtggaatcaaacaaatctttcgatatttTCATGGGACGGTTGATATGAGATTGTTTTATccatatggatccaagtcacaactagttggctatgcaaatgccggatacttgtctgatccacataaagagagatctcaaacaggatatctgtttacatatggtggaacagctatatcatagaggtccacgaaacagacgattgctgcaacctcctctaatcatgctgaaatacttgcgatacatgaagctagtcgcgagtgtttttggctcaagagtttgatccaatatattctatcatcatgtggactgattgatcatatgatagctccaactgtcctgtttgaagataatacagcatgcattgctcaacttaaaggcgatagaacaaagcacatttctcccaaattcttcttcactcatgatcttcaaaatcaagggacaattgatgtccaacagattcGCTCGAGTGATactctggcagatttatttacaaagtcactcccaaaatcctcctttgaaagattggtacatgagattgggatgcgccgatttcgaaatattaaatgatgtcgacaagaaggggagactgtactctttttccttggtcaagttttttttcccattggatttttcttgacaaggtttttaatgaggcagtttccatcacaaaggattttgtactctttttccttcactaaggttttttcccactgggtttttctttagtaaggttttaatgaggcataatcctaaatggGCATCCAaagggggagtgttgtgataagtatGAGAGCTGAGTTGGATGCCCATTAATGTCTGGGCGGCTCAGCTTCTCAATGgtaaatgacattaaagaaatgTTGAAAAAGTAAAGTATGTTACCATTATAAATAGCAGAATGTTGTTTTACATTCGTACATACAAAACAACagcaatataataatattctctttctttctcttactATAAACAAATGCTATTATCTCTCTCTTTACTTTTTatacttctttctatctttatatatatatttatgcaattctctctctctttattttttatactcatttctatctttgtatatatatatacattgcaacatataattttattatatatatataaattattatttagctaattattttaattctagagtcttctatttatacatctttattttatatatatcttttattttacNNNNNNNNNNNNNNNNNNNNNNNNNNNNNNNNNNNNNNNNNNNNNNNNNNNNNNNNNNNNNNNNNNNNNNNNNNNNNNNNNNNNNNNNNNNNNNNNNNNNNNNTTGTGACTTTTAATTATCAGTTTGTGAAACAAAAATGTATAGTTTTGTTGTCGTGCAACTTTTGTTGGTTACTAAGCAATGCAACTTTTGGGTCCACACAGGCATTAGTATGTTACTCGACGCTGTATTTTTGGGCTCTTAATGGGTCTACACCTTTTTTTTTGGGTTACCTATAGGATCGTCCAGTCCAACAGAACAAAAATTAATCCATCGCAAATATgaacctttttttttgtttgcatCAGGGTATCCATCAGACCGAAAGCCCAATAACTAATCCCTCGGATACTACAGAAGCAAAGTGGACAACCCTCCCAAACAAGCAAGTTCCATTCTCATCCTCGAGTGAATATTAAACTCGAAAGAGATGGTTAAGGGACACAGACCCTCATCTATCTGTGCGAACTTGCGTTGGTATATAAACTTTATTTAAGGATCTGTCACTGACCAATAAATTACTGCATGcataaaataagatttaaacttCGAATACTTAAATAGACGAATGAGTTGATAACTTAACCCACCCAAATTAATTAATGGTTCTATACTTCTATTGCTAAGAGCTCTAtataaagaggaaaaaaaaaaaatttttaaggcaTATAATGTAtggtaatttttaaattaataaattgtaTGGGCCAATTGTCAACTTCAAAAGTAAAGATGAATTTCCAAGTTTTTTTATCAGAGTAAATATGTAAATTCTCAAGTttaattgtataatttttaataattttttatcattttaaaaggTCTTAAAATGAATCGGTTCTTTTGTAAAGAAATAATTTgtgttataataatatttttttaagacttAATTGttgtataataaaatttaggtttaattaatttgttggtctttataattttatcaaatttataattatgaatattttttatgtcaaaaatattaaaattaataaaatatttcttttaaaaaatatgtgatcaaagatttaattaaattcttaattatgaatacttttaatttataaaaaattattctattaactctaatattttttactctGACAAagactaaattacaaaattaaaaacaatataaagactcaattaacaaaaaaataaaaatttaattatatatttgataGAATTATAAAGAATAACagaataataaaacttaaaatttatcaaaaatttatttatctagtatagaatataaatattagattttttgtttaaaatacaGAAAGACCAATTTAACTAATaaagataattataaaaaaacttttaatataataaaaaatatttaaaactaaaatttgtaatttaaaatCGTTGAACaccaatttaaatattttcGCTAATTTTTTTGATATCTTGCAATAGGAATATAGGATCACGTCAATTCATCCCAGCAAATACGACGTTATTACAAATTTTCAAACCCTTTCTTCACTTCACACGCTTGACTGTTGACTCAGTTGACTGCTTGACTATCGGGATTGGGGagctaatataaataaatataataatataagtaTTATTTATACAATAATATCTAGTGTACTATTCcataaagaaaattttaattaactcTACACTTTTTAAAATCATTATCACGCTACTTTCAAGTTTCAAGTATATTGGGTAATAATATTTATGACTATTctacttattattttaaaaaacatatataataaaaataaaaataaaatatgtagaCTGTttactatatataataatttgatatatatcaCTACTCTTAtaatgtttttattaatttgataatatattaacagataataataacaataccaaaatattcacaatttattttgtttgattcaaagaatATTTCCAATATATCTTTCTTATTACGTACTTAAATATTGTAGTAGATAATTACAATATAAGAAAAATTGCATTGGAACTAATTTTTGTCATAAATGATTTCATTTTCCTTTAATAACAAATCCTATCTGtgttatttttacaaaacaaattgtattgaattgatACTCTCATTCCAACTCTTCTTTCTCGTTTGACTCGATTCAAAGACTAATGAAATGAAATTATTTTCCAACACGCATCCATGACGCTATTTTTCTCCATATGTAATTTCCAGTCATTTACATATAAACTATTAACGTGAATTCATGGACAAAGACGTTTGGGCAGTCAAGCTAGTGAaacttatattttaaaatggaaggagcattttttttatttaattagttttaacAAGACTCATTTCATCATGTAaaagaagatttttttttaatttattagatttAAACCATTAAGAATATAAATTGATTAGTCTTTATTCTTGTGagataacttttaaaattaagtcaatattacttaattatgactaaataaaacaactaataaaaAGTGCTTCTCTTAATTGTTAATTTGATATCagatttttaatgtatattattattagtatttttctttGACTTCAATAATTAAAGGCAAAAATTGACAACACGGCTAAAGAAAAACTTGAGACAAACACTGTATGCATGCAAGAGATGGACATTTCTTCTACAACACCTTCCCTGCCTGCATGCACGACTTAGGTTCTACTTTCTTTTGACTTTGGATGCATTTggttttccattttctttcttgattATGATCCCATGCATTCTCATCACTAACCAAACGAACTTTTTCTAAACTATCCACCGTGGCATTAGTTTTTGCATTATTATGTTGTTAATCACAAATCTTACATGGATTGCTTGCAGAATGGGGAAGACTTGAGATGGTGTTGTTGAAGGGCTGGACAAAAAATAGTTCATTTAGAATAGTGTTTGGCCAAAACGCTATacaatatcaaaaacaaaaattttcaattaataaaattagtcattatatatttatgtataaatatatatttagtttaatttaattttagtgtgtattttatatttttatgtgtaTTCTATAAACTaatttcagggactaatttTGATGTCTACGTAATAtagttatattaaaaattacatgaaattaatttttaagcaattaatattagtcaattttttttataaaaaagtttaggaggtcaatacttttattaaaatttaggcaATACTTaaccaataaaagaaaaataaataatcccacatcattatatataattttacactattaaaatactaatgataactaattagttattaaaaatcataaaatctgcTAATTCCCTaacacttttctttttttatgataaaattattttttaaagttttttatttaagattaattattagaatttaaaatataaaatttaccgtataaaatttaaaattaaaaaaagttgatATTAATTGAACAAATTAACTCTCTAATTAAActgatattatattattgatAATGATGTAACGACGGTGTATAAATAAAATTGGTTTAGTTAAGTAAATAATgatttttgtattataaataatataaataatggactttaaaattgacttaataaagtaaaaatacacTACACCCATACAAAAATTACAAATAGAAAGGAGAAGTTATTGTATACATAACTACATTGTTCACTAAACTCATTATGTACCTATACTCTTCCATATAAAAAAATGTGTGCTgtctattatattatataaatataatgactgaaaatgaaagaaatagtCAAATTACAGGGTACGTATATATACTTATAAATGACccttatttaaaagtttaaatttaagtCGTCCATCCTGTGTATGGTCAAATACTTAAGCAGTTAAGTTAAACACAGATTAATGATATAATAAAGTCCATAAGATTAATTCCAATATAATTAGATGGCTATAAATAGATGGTTCTTGATTGATGAGTGGCATACCAAATTACCAATACCATTCTGCAGTTAAAGTAAAAAGCCATTACATATACACTTAGCTTGTTGTCGCACAATAATAATCAATGGGGTCTTTTATTAGAGTGGTGGTGTGTGTGCATATGTTTATGTTGTTCCACTTTTTTGCATGTTTGTCTTCTCATCATTCATGCCATTCAGAGGAGAGTTCTGCATTGCTTCACTTCATCAACACTGAACTCAGTTTTGACACCGACTTTTCTTATGAGGATGACTGCCCCCAGCTTTTTCCAAAGACGAGTACGTGGAGAAATGGGACAGATTGCTGTTCATGGATGGGCATCACGTGCCATTCTGTGTCTGGTCACGTGATTGGCCTTGATCTTAGTTGTAGTATACTTAAAGGTAATATCCATCCTAACAGCACTCTTTTCCAGCTTACTCATCTCCAAACACTCAACCTTGCTTCAAATAATATCTCTGGACCTGAATTGCCATCTCAATTTGGTAGATTTGTGAGTCTCACACACCTCAACTTATCTGATTGTGATTTCAAAGGTGAAATTCCTGCTCAAATCTCACACCTTTCCAAATTACAATCACTTGATCTCTCTTGGAATGATGGTTTGATATGGAAAGAAATCACTTGGAAGAGAATGTTGCAAAATGCAACTGGTTTAAGAGAGATTATATTGGATGGTGCTAACATGTCTTCCATCACTACAACTTTCTCCAATTGGTCTTTCTCTTTGGTTACTCTTAGTCTTGTTGATACTGGAATAAGGGGACATTTGACAAGTCACATTCTCTGTTTACCCAATCTTTATGAGCTTTATCTGTCTGAAAATCAAAACATTCAAGTCCATGTTCCAAAGTTAAATTGCAGtacttctcttaattttttggaTCTTTCATGGTGTCAAATCCCAAGATCACAAATTCCTCCTTCCTTTTCTAACCTCACACATCTCACTTACTTGGACCTTTCATACAATACATTTACTGGCCCAATCACATCATTGTTCTCAAACCTTCAACATCTCACTCACTTGGACCTTTCACACAATAAATTCAGTGGCTCAATCCCATCATTTCTCTCAAACCTTCAACATCTCACTCACTTGGACCTTTCATACAATAGATTTAATGGTCAGTTTCCAAAAGTAATTGGTCAATTGACCAAATTACAAACACTCATTCTTGCAGGTAACAATTTAGGAGGAAAGTTATTGCTATCTTCATTAGCTAACTTAACTCAAATTTCTCAATTGGATTGTTCTCATAATAAGTTTCAGGGGCCTCTACCTAACAAAATAACAGGTTTTTCAAATTTGACTAAACTGTTATTAAATGATAACTTGTTGAGTGAGACAATTCCATCTTGGATTTTCTCTTTACCATTTTTGACCGCCTTAGATCTATCAAATAATCAGTTCACTGGACACATGAGTGCAATCTCATCCCATTCCTTGCAGGCTCTAAGCTTATGTGGGAATAAGTTAGAAGGAAATGTTCCAAAATCATTGTTTAACCTTGTGAATCTCAATGTCTTGTGTTTGTCAGGCAATTGGAGTGGTCCTCTCGACTTTTCAGTTTTTTCTAAGTTTCGAAACCTTGGATCTCTTTCTCTTTCAGGTTTCAATTCATTTTTACCATGTTCTGAAACCAATGCTGGTCACCAGTTCACCTACTTGTTGGAATTGAAATTGTTTCAGGttgatttaactaatttttccAAAATCTCGTGCGAATTTCCAGTGTTACAAACTCTCGAATTATCAGAAAATAAACTTGAAGGAAAAGTTTCCCAATGGATACATGATATGCATTCATTAAAGATTTTGAAACTTTCACATAACCAATTGTCATCAGTAGGCCAATTCCCATGGTATCAACTTGTATACCTTGATCTTAGTTTCAACTTGTTGAGTGATGACAGTATTTCCTTCATTTGTAATGCAACTTCTGTCGAGATTCTCAACTTGTCGCACAATAAGTTCAGAGGCACCATTCCACGATGCCTTGCCAATTCATCATACCTTGAGGTTTTGGATTTGCAAATGAATAAACTTCATGGCACTCTGCCGAGTACATTTCCAGGGAATCTCATTTCATTGAATCTCAATGGGAACCAATTGGAAGGTCATTTGCCTAGATCTTTGTCCAACTGCAAAGATTTGATGGATTTGAATCTTGGCAACAATCAAATAGAGGATACATTTCCAACTTGGCTTCAAAGGTTACAGAATTTGAAGATTTTAGTTTTACAATCCAATAAGTTGTATGGACCCCTTGTCAGCTTGAAAACCAAAGATGCCTTTTCTCATCTACTTGTTTTTGATATCTCATCCAATAACTTTAGTGGCCAATTACCAAAAGCCTACATAAAAAGTTTCCAAGCCATGAAGGGTGTTTTTGGAGCAGAAGTGCAAAGCAGTTTTGATTATTTCAAAACTTTTAGTTATAACAGCGTTTCTACCATAAACATTCGAAAAGACTACGAGGATTCGTTGTCTGAAACAATTAAAGGGGTTAGATTagattttgagaaaattccAACCATTCTTGCCATCATTGATTTCTCAGGAAACAAATTTGAAGGAGAGATTCCAGATGTTTTTGGAGAGTTTCATATACTCAAAGGCCTCAACCTTTCACATAACAGACTTGTTGGTCATATTCCCCACTCTTTGGGAAATTTGACAAACCTGGAATCATTGGATCTCTCCTCAAATATGCTTACTGGGAATATTCCTACTGAATTGACAAATCTCAACTTTCTTGAAGTCTTGAATCTTTCCCAAAATCAATTGGTGGGACCGATACCTCGAGGAAAACAGTTTGATTCATTTTCAAAGGATTCCTATGAGGGAAACATGGGGCTATGTGGATGGCCATTGTCAATTCAATGCAATGACAATGTCCCTTTGCAACAATATCCACCTTCTGAGGCTGAAGACAAATTTGGGTTTGGTTGGAAACCAGTGGCAATAGGATATGCATTTGGAATGATGCTTGGAATAGGGTTGGGATATTGTGTTTTCTCAATTGGAAAGCCTCAATGGCTTGTGATCATGTTTGGAGGCAAAAGAATCAAAAGGAGGAGCCGTGGAAACCGCCGTGCAAGAACCACTCTGTTTCAGCTTTTTGTTGTAATGTAAATGTGCAATAATAATTGTGTCATGTGGTGTTGtgtgtttttatattttgtttgaggCTGTAATTTGGTTATTTCTGTTGTTTACATTATATGTTGTATGCAAGTCTTGGTGATATTATACTTGCTATTTCTTACATATTTGTAAGTGTGTTGTTACATATATATGATGTTGGAagtaaattatgtttttaaAGTATATAGTCGTCTCTCTAATATAacatctttttctcttttcgtGCAAATCCAACAACACTCGTTGATTTCGACATTTTTTGCTTCATTCTACTTTTTAGTGTTCTAACTCCAAACCAAGCACATATTTGTCAATATCTTAAGTAATTTGTTTCTCTATTTTAACTTAAACCTGGCCATCAAAgttcaaaaaagaaagataattgttacaaggtgaaaactcaggtacaGTCAACTACAAtagacttcacgtgaagttgatacctgagagccgttaaatgaaaatttaatcaaatcagtcaaatcatctaacggcttttaaatatcaactttacgtgaagtcgactgcacatGAGTTTCCACCTTGTTACAAAAACAGATATTATAGAGATGTGAAATTGAACAAGAAAATAGCAAAGTAAGAAGCAGCTTTTTGCAATAAAACTAGGTTCTGCCTTTAATGTTGATTCGTAGATTTTTCATTTCCATGAATCTAAAAAATGGAGTTTCAGATTGTCCAATTAATAGTATCATTTtccaaataattataataaaattgaacATAATACAGTCCAACGTTAGATACATCAGACGTGCAATTGTGATGTTCTTGATTCCTACCATGTCAATTTCTTGTGCACTAATCCAAGGTTTGATCTTATTTAAGCACTTTGTGTTAGCATGCCAAAACCTCATAAagtaaaattacttttataattaCCAAAAGAGATATAATAGAATTTAAGAATGAGTAGATgataataaaatctttttattttaactgAACATGCAAAAGAAATTCtgcaaacataaaataaaaccaAACACATCTACTTACTATATTCTCTTGTGgcatttccttttatttatttaactaattattttccAAGTTGAAGTAAAAATCCTATTGCATTGCACCTCTTTTACTTTAATTATCAGTTTTTTTTGTTGGTCGTAACTTTTAATTATCAGTTTGTGAAACAAAAATGTCTAGCCTTATTTTAGTGCAACTTATGTTGGTTACTAGGCATTCGATGGTTCCAGAACATTTGGATCATTAAATAGtcctataataaaatatattttttaagttttttaataacgGTTAAATAgtcattttctaattttaattacaaattaatcttatatattttatttaattataaaaattattttttattttataaattattattttatcattcatctattatgtttattaacaataaaaaacaaaaacaataacgaattagatcttCCATTGATCGTAATAAACTTTTTGCAATCCCAAtcaattaaaagtttatatttgatCCGTGACATTCGTCCAAGGCTGTGAAATCGTGTTTCTTagaaaatcaatcgattggattaacaaaacaatcgattgaatttcaggttttccataactcaatcgattggacttcaggttatcacaaaacaatcgattgaaaattgTAAGGCAGTATGGTTTTCgcaaaaatcaatcgattggtcatATTACCCAATAGATTGAACGATGACTAGAATGTGggttttttataattcaatgaATTGTTTATATTACCCAATCGAAACTTTTAATCGATTGGGATTGCCAAAAAGTTTATTACGATCAATGGAACatctaattcgttattgtttttatttttaattgttaataaatgatgagtttggaaaactctaatttaatttggatgatgaacaaacattattaaaatatttaattacaaaattattaattcaatcttatttgattatatattgattaataattttgttgcagGTTTTATATATTGGGCcggaaaaataaaatgttatcaCAACTGAGCCCATGTTTATTTTTGGTGAAAGCTTCCTGTGTTTGATCCGAAACAAAAATTACCAGGAAAGCAAATGCTTTTAGTGGGCCGAAATTCAATAAGCCCAATGTACTTTAAGGCATGCTATGGTCTGAAGGGAAAATAAAATTGGGCCAAATTGAAATCTATTGCTACCATGCCCAATGTTGATAAATGTTTCCATGCTTTACCCGAATCCATGAAGCTTCCAACGGATTTCATTTCACTCTTTGGatggatttgaaatttaattcactAGCATGGGGAACATGAAAGAGAAAATGTCAAAGTGATTTGATGGCAATTAATGGTAGCTTACACGCTACTACACAAAAGCATGGAGAAGTGCACCTAATTACTTTATTCATCATAACACTC comes from the Arachis duranensis cultivar V14167 chromosome 7, aradu.V14167.gnm2.J7QH, whole genome shotgun sequence genome and includes:
- the LOC107496294 gene encoding receptor-like protein 7, whose translation is MFMLFHFFACLSSHHSCHSEESSALLHFINTELSFDTDFSYEDDCPQLFPKTSTWRNGTDCCSWMGITCHSVSGHVIGLDLSCSILKGNIHPNSTLFQLTHLQTLNLASNNISGPELPSQFGRFVSLTHLNLSDCDFKGEIPAQISHLSKLQSLDLSWNDGLIWKEITWKRMLQNATGLREIILDGANMSSITTTFSNWSFSLVTLSLVDTGIRGHLTSHILCLPNLYELYLSENQNIQVHVPKLNCSTSLNFLDLSWCQIPRSQIPPSFSNLTHLTYLDLSYNTFTGPITSLFSNLQHLTHLDLSHNKFSGSIPSFLSNLQHLTHLDLSYNRFNGQFPKVIGQLTKLQTLILAGNNLGGKLLLSSLANLTQISQLDCSHNKFQGPLPNKITGFSNLTKLLLNDNLLSETIPSWIFSLPFLTALDLSNNQFTGHMSAISSHSLQALSLCGNKLEGNVPKSLFNLVNLNVLCLSGNWSGPLDFSVFSKFRNLGSLSLSGFNSFLPCSETNAGHQFTYLLELKLFQVDLTNFSKISCEFPVLQTLELSENKLEGKVSQWIHDMHSLKILKLSHNQLSSVGQFPWYQLVYLDLSFNLLSDDSISFICNATSVEILNLSHNKFRGTIPRCLANSSYLEVLDLQMNKLHGTLPSTFPGNLISLNLNGNQLEGHLPRSLSNCKDLMDLNLGNNQIEDTFPTWLQRLQNLKILVLQSNKLYGPLVSLKTKDAFSHLLVFDISSNNFSGQLPKAYIKSFQAMKGVFGAEVQSSFDYFKTFSYNSVSTINIRKDYEDSLSETIKGVRLDFEKIPTILAIIDFSGNKFEGEIPDVFGEFHILKGLNLSHNRLVGHIPHSLGNLTNLESLDLSSNMLTGNIPTELTNLNFLEVLNLSQNQLVGPIPRGKQFDSFSKDSYEGNMGLCGWPLSIQCNDNVPLQQYPPSEAEDKFGFGWKPVAIGYAFGMMLGIGLGYCVFSIGKPQWLVIMFGGKRIKRRSRGNRRARTTLFQLFVVM